One stretch of Priestia megaterium DNA includes these proteins:
- a CDS encoding NCS2 family permease, with translation MKKYFRFEELGTSYRKEFIAGLTTFLSMAYILFVNPSVLSLSDVKDLPDSMRMDQGAVFTATALAAALGSIVMGVLGRYPISLAPGMGLNAFFAYTVVLTMGIPWQTALTGVMISGVIFILLTLTSLREKIINSIPIELKMAVGAGIGLFISFIGMKGAGIIVKDDATFVGLGDLTNPTTLLAVFGIVITIVLMVLRVNAAVFIGMIVTAVAGMAFGLIDTPKAVVSSVPSLDPTFGAAFQNIGDIFTVKMLVVILTFLFVDFFDTAGTMVAVASQAGLMKDNKLPRAGRALLADSSAIVVGAVLGTSSTTAYVESTAGVAAGGRSGFTAIVTAAFFLVALFFSPLLAVVTPAVTAPALITVGALMVSNLGEINWKEFEVAVPAFFTVIMMPLTYSIATGIAVGFIFYPITMLCSKRGKEVHPIMYALCIIFILYFAFLAE, from the coding sequence GTGAAGAAGTATTTTCGTTTTGAAGAGCTGGGTACTAGCTATCGAAAAGAGTTTATAGCTGGCCTTACAACTTTTCTATCTATGGCTTACATTTTATTTGTTAATCCATCTGTGCTATCACTAAGTGATGTAAAGGATCTACCTGACAGTATGAGAATGGACCAAGGGGCTGTATTTACAGCTACTGCTTTAGCTGCAGCTTTGGGATCAATTGTTATGGGAGTGCTTGGTAGATATCCAATTTCATTAGCTCCAGGTATGGGATTAAACGCATTTTTTGCTTATACAGTTGTTCTGACAATGGGAATTCCATGGCAGACGGCTTTAACAGGTGTTATGATATCAGGTGTTATTTTTATTCTTTTAACATTAACAAGCCTGCGAGAAAAAATTATTAATTCTATTCCTATTGAATTAAAAATGGCTGTTGGAGCAGGTATTGGTTTATTTATTAGTTTTATTGGTATGAAAGGTGCCGGAATCATCGTCAAAGATGATGCCACATTTGTTGGACTGGGTGATTTAACTAACCCAACAACGTTACTTGCGGTTTTTGGGATTGTAATTACTATTGTATTAATGGTGCTTCGAGTAAATGCAGCTGTATTTATCGGTATGATTGTAACGGCTGTAGCAGGTATGGCTTTTGGTTTAATTGATACACCTAAAGCAGTTGTTTCATCAGTTCCTAGTCTTGATCCGACGTTTGGGGCAGCTTTTCAAAATATCGGTGATATCTTTACTGTAAAGATGCTAGTCGTCATTTTAACTTTCTTATTTGTTGATTTCTTCGATACAGCAGGTACGATGGTTGCTGTAGCGAGTCAAGCTGGGCTTATGAAAGATAATAAACTTCCGCGAGCGGGCAGAGCGTTATTGGCAGATTCTAGTGCGATTGTAGTTGGTGCTGTTCTTGGTACCTCGTCAACAACAGCTTATGTAGAGTCTACGGCTGGAGTAGCAGCGGGCGGACGTTCAGGATTTACTGCAATCGTAACGGCGGCGTTTTTCTTAGTTGCACTGTTCTTTTCTCCATTGTTAGCGGTCGTAACACCAGCTGTTACTGCGCCAGCTTTAATTACGGTAGGAGCTCTGATGGTGTCAAATTTAGGAGAGATTAATTGGAAAGAGTTCGAAGTAGCAGTTCCCGCATTTTTCACGGTAATTATGATGCCATTAACATACAGTATTGCAACAGGTATTGCGGTTGGTTTTATCTTTTATCCTATTACAATGTTATGTAGCAAGCGTGGAAAAGAAGTTCATCCAATTATGTATGCTCTCTGTATCATCTTCATACTCTATTTTGCATTCTTAGCAGAATAG